The Fusobacterium necrophorum subsp. necrophorum genome has a window encoding:
- a CDS encoding methyltransferase has translation MKAYDEIFWEGGGSFYQEKEGFRFGHDAILLADFIVEFAKVQQKNLEIGTGNGILPVLLSQRGFVSKEYCAVDILESNIELAEKNAEKNGVYARFVCQDIRNFSEKNAYAQIFANPPYMKRDGKLQNINSNKAVARHEICLTLEEFVRSVKKILAPIGALYMVYRSHRLQELFENFMKYGFYVSKIQFVYHQNGRVSNLVLLEVYKGKKGSCSILAPKYIK, from the coding sequence ATGAAAGCTTACGATGAAATTTTTTGGGAAGGGGGAGGCAGTTTTTATCAAGAAAAAGAGGGCTTTCGTTTCGGTCATGATGCTATTTTGCTGGCAGACTTTATTGTGGAATTTGCAAAGGTACAGCAGAAAAATTTGGAAATTGGGACAGGAAATGGAATTTTGCCGGTCTTACTCTCTCAAAGAGGATTTGTGTCCAAAGAATATTGTGCTGTGGATATTTTAGAAAGTAATATAGAGTTGGCAGAAAAGAATGCGGAAAAGAATGGAGTGTATGCTCGTTTTGTATGTCAGGATATTCGCAATTTTTCAGAAAAGAATGCCTATGCTCAGATTTTTGCCAATCCACCTTATATGAAACGAGACGGAAAATTGCAAAATATAAATTCAAATAAGGCTGTCGCCAGACATGAGATTTGCCTTACTTTAGAAGAATTTGTCCGTTCTGTAAAGAAGATTTTAGCTCCTATCGGAGCTTTGTATATGGTATATCGAAGTCATCGTTTACAAGAACTCTTTGAAAATTTTATGAAATATGGGTTCTATGTTTCTAAAATTCAATTTGTTTATCATCAAAATGGAAGGGTGTCCAATCTCGTGTTGTTGGAAGTGTATAAGGGAAAAAAGGGGAGTTGTAGTATATTAGCTCCCAAATATATCAAATGA
- the cobT gene encoding nicotinate-nucleotide--dimethylbenzimidazole phosphoribosyltransferase — protein sequence MKGLEDILSGIVGKDVHSIQRVTKILKEKMKPERSLGVLEELVQKMAGIYSYPLPPIQRKCHIVAVADNGIIEEQVSSCPLEYTRLVSEAMLHNMATIGIFTKQLGIDLQVVDIGMKEDIQKEYSNFYRKKIRRGSRNFTKEAAMTKEECERAILEGFSFIGEKQKEYDIFSNGEMGIGNTTTSSAVLYAMTQKNIHDVVGHGGGLSEEGLLRKKQIIQDACQKYQLFGKESLEILRIVGGYDIAFLVGCYLGSAFYRKAMIVDGFISAVAALIACRLKAEVQDYCIFSHQSEEPGMRIILEELGESTFLQMKMRLGEGTGAVLVYPMIDCAFAMFQILRTPKEIYDMFYEQ from the coding sequence ATGAAAGGCTTGGAGGATATTCTTTCCGGAATTGTGGGTAAAGATGTGCATTCCATTCAACGGGTAACGAAAATATTAAAGGAGAAGATGAAGCCTGAAAGAAGTTTGGGAGTGTTGGAAGAATTGGTGCAGAAAATGGCGGGAATCTATTCCTATCCCTTGCCTCCAATTCAGAGAAAGTGTCATATTGTCGCTGTGGCAGATAATGGCATTATTGAAGAACAGGTATCTTCCTGCCCTTTGGAATATACTCGTTTAGTATCGGAAGCCATGTTACATAATATGGCTACCATTGGTATTTTCACAAAGCAATTGGGAATTGATTTACAAGTGGTAGATATTGGAATGAAGGAGGACATTCAAAAGGAATATTCAAATTTTTATCGAAAAAAAATAAGAAGGGGTAGCAGAAATTTTACAAAAGAAGCCGCGATGACAAAAGAAGAGTGTGAAAGAGCAATTTTGGAAGGTTTTTCTTTTATAGGAGAGAAGCAAAAAGAATATGATATTTTTTCGAATGGAGAAATGGGAATCGGAAATACGACTACGAGTTCGGCGGTGTTGTATGCGATGACTCAAAAAAATATTCATGATGTGGTCGGGCATGGCGGAGGACTTTCGGAAGAAGGTCTACTACGAAAAAAACAAATCATTCAAGATGCTTGTCAGAAATATCAATTATTTGGAAAAGAAAGTCTGGAAATTTTAAGGATTGTGGGTGGCTATGACATTGCTTTTTTAGTGGGTTGTTATTTGGGAAGTGCTTTTTATCGAAAGGCGATGATTGTGGACGGATTTATTTCTGCCGTAGCTGCTTTGATTGCTTGTCGATTGAAAGCGGAGGTACAGGATTATTGTATTTTCAGTCATCAAAGCGAGGAGCCCGGAATGAGAATTATTCTAGAGGAACTGGGGGAGAGTACTTTTTTACAAATGAAAATGAGGCTGGGAGAGGGGACAGGAGCTGTGTTGGTATATCCCATGATAGACTGTGCCTTTGCTATGTTTCAAATCTTAAGAACTCCAAAGGAAATTTATGATATGTTCTACGAGCAGTAG
- a CDS encoding histidine phosphatase family protein, with the protein MGKIILVRHGQTQMNADRIYFGKLDPSLNDLGKIQAQEAKKRLEQEIDCYDYIHASPLKRTKETAELINFLGKDIVFDQRLEEINFGIFEGLTYQEIVERYPKQYEKSVTDWRQYNYETGESLEMLQKRVIEYIFSLDLKKNHLIVSHWGVICSFLSYVMSKNLESYWKFKIINGGLVILEVKDNFPVLTKLI; encoded by the coding sequence ATGGGAAAAATTATTTTAGTTCGACATGGACAGACACAGATGAACGCAGATCGAATTTATTTCGGAAAATTAGACCCTTCCCTGAATGATTTGGGGAAAATACAGGCTCAAGAGGCAAAAAAACGTCTGGAGCAGGAAATCGATTGCTATGATTATATTCATGCGAGTCCTTTGAAGAGAACCAAAGAGACGGCGGAGCTTATTAATTTTTTAGGAAAGGATATTGTATTCGATCAAAGACTGGAAGAAATTAATTTTGGAATTTTTGAGGGCTTAACCTATCAGGAGATTGTGGAACGTTATCCTAAGCAGTATGAGAAAAGTGTTACAGATTGGCGACAATATAACTATGAAACAGGGGAAAGTTTAGAAATGTTACAAAAAAGAGTGATCGAATATATCTTTTCTTTGGATTTAAAAAAGAATCATCTTATTGTAAGTCATTGGGGAGTCATCTGTTCCTTTTTAAGTTATGTCATGTCTAAAAATTTAGAAAGTTATTGGAAATTTAAAATTATCAATGGTGGGCTTGTTATCTTAGAAGTAAAGGATAATTTTCCTGTATTGACAAAGTTGATATAA
- the radC gene encoding DNA repair protein RadC → MEILSNAGHRERLRKRYLERGFSSLQEYEVLELLLTYALPRRDTKALAKELLHKFGNLESVCKASKEELETIKGVKENTSILLRFVGDLETELFRKPLQKEENIHIHRKEDLISYVRAQIGFENREIFLVLFLNTANRLLCLEELFHGSIDRSAVYPREILEKVLKYKAKSIIFAHNHPSGHTRPSRQDIELTREMKEALKLFDVLLLEHIIVSKHSYFSFLEEGLL, encoded by the coding sequence ATGGAAATTCTGAGTAATGCAGGTCATAGAGAACGATTACGAAAGCGTTATTTGGAACGAGGTTTTTCTTCGTTACAGGAATATGAAGTCTTGGAATTATTATTGACTTATGCTTTACCAAGAAGGGATACAAAGGCTTTGGCAAAAGAATTATTACATAAATTTGGCAACTTGGAATCTGTTTGCAAGGCAAGTAAGGAAGAATTGGAAACAATAAAAGGTGTGAAAGAGAATACGAGTATTTTATTACGATTTGTTGGAGATCTTGAAACAGAATTGTTTCGAAAGCCATTGCAGAAAGAAGAAAATATTCATATTCATAGGAAAGAAGATTTGATTTCTTATGTGAGAGCACAAATTGGCTTTGAAAATAGGGAGATATTTTTGGTATTATTTTTAAATACAGCAAATAGGTTGCTTTGTTTGGAGGAGTTATTTCACGGGAGCATTGATAGGAGTGCAGTGTATCCGAGAGAAATTTTGGAAAAGGTGTTGAAATATAAGGCAAAATCCATTATTTTTGCTCATAATCATCCTTCAGGACATACTCGACCTTCTCGCCAAGATATTGAGCTGACCAGAGAAATGAAAGAGGCTTTGAAGCTGTTTGATGTCTTACTGTTGGAACATATTATTGTCAGTAAGCATTCATATTTTAGTTTTTTAGAGGAAGGGTTATTATAA
- the cobU gene encoding bifunctional adenosylcobinamide kinase/adenosylcobinamide-phosphate guanylyltransferase — protein MGRIIYFTGGARSGKSAHSEQYILDRHYDHKIYLATAVVFDEEMKERVKLHVERRGKEWDTLEGYRNLYDLVKASMKEATRGVILLDCITNMVSNVLLEEQEDWENISQERIQELEKYILEEISTFLEKIKKTSYDLVVVSNELGMGLVPPYPLGRYFRDICGRANQLVAEEAQESYFIVSGTKLRLK, from the coding sequence ATGGGTAGGATTATTTATTTTACCGGAGGGGCTCGTAGTGGGAAAAGTGCTCACTCAGAGCAATATATTTTGGATCGTCACTATGATCATAAAATTTATCTGGCAACTGCTGTCGTGTTTGATGAAGAAATGAAGGAAAGAGTAAAACTTCATGTAGAACGTCGAGGAAAGGAATGGGATACTTTAGAAGGTTATCGCAACTTATATGATTTGGTAAAAGCTTCTATGAAAGAGGCAACCAGAGGAGTTATTTTATTGGATTGCATTACTAATATGGTGAGTAATGTATTATTGGAAGAACAGGAAGATTGGGAGAATATTTCTCAGGAAAGAATACAAGAATTGGAAAAATATATCTTAGAGGAAATTTCCACTTTTTTGGAGAAAATCAAAAAGACATCCTATGATTTGGTTGTCGTTTCTAACGAATTGGGAATGGGATTGGTTCCTCCCTATCCTCTTGGAAGATATTTTCGGGACATTTGTGGTAGAGCCAATCAATTGGTTGCAGAGGAAGCTCAGGAGTCTTATTTTATTGTGTCAGGGACAAAGTTACGTTTGAAGTAG
- the cobS gene encoding adenosylcobinamide-GDP ribazoletransferase, whose amino-acid sequence MKKLMLLFSFMTRLPVSKKGKTEFDSEELGKSMKFFPVIGLVIGLILYLFARGISFLTSPIFPFLLSVLILLLEVAITGALHLDGLADTFDGMFSYRSKQKILEIMKDSRLGTNGALALIFYFLLKWSIFAELFYALGKNYFAIFLITMPVIARLGSVIHCAFFPYARATGMGKSFVDYTGKKELVFSMLLTGSILGVVWYLSKAVFSVIVALGISCLLLMLFQYLFGKLVQHKIGGITGDTLGALVELSEVMYGFFLYICIYATEWLIIYC is encoded by the coding sequence ATGAAAAAACTGATGTTGTTATTTTCTTTTATGACAAGGCTACCGGTATCAAAAAAAGGAAAAACAGAGTTTGATTCCGAAGAGTTAGGAAAATCTATGAAATTTTTTCCCGTGATTGGTTTGGTCATTGGATTGATTTTATATTTATTTGCAAGAGGGATTTCCTTTCTTACATCCCCTATTTTTCCTTTTTTATTAAGTGTATTGATTTTATTATTGGAAGTAGCAATTACCGGAGCTTTGCATTTGGACGGCTTGGCAGATACTTTTGACGGGATGTTCAGCTATCGAAGCAAACAGAAAATTTTGGAAATTATGAAAGACTCAAGGTTAGGAACCAATGGAGCTCTTGCTCTTATCTTTTATTTTTTATTGAAATGGAGTATTTTTGCAGAATTATTTTATGCCTTAGGAAAGAATTATTTTGCAATCTTCTTGATAACTATGCCCGTCATTGCAAGATTGGGGAGTGTTATTCACTGTGCTTTTTTTCCTTATGCCAGAGCAACCGGAATGGGAAAGAGCTTTGTGGATTATACCGGAAAGAAAGAGTTGGTGTTTTCTATGTTACTGACAGGAAGTATTTTAGGAGTTGTGTGGTATTTGAGTAAAGCAGTATTTTCTGTCATTGTTGCTTTAGGAATTTCTTGTTTGCTTCTTATGTTGTTTCAATATTTGTTTGGAAAATTGGTACAGCATAAAATTGGGGGAATTACAGGGGATACATTAGGAGCTCTTGTGGAGTTGTCAGAAGTAATGTATGGATTTTTTTTATATATTTGTATTTATGCAACAGAATGGCTTATTATTTATTGTTAG
- a CDS encoding stage 0 sporulation family protein, protein MIEEKVENQQAEIKSEYRVLTVMFEVTKKRYFFEVPDGMNYKKGDYVIVETVRGQEIGLSCGKPMMVAVKSLVLPLKPVIKKASREERNLYLQQREDAKRAFAIGKEKILHHQLPMKLVETEYTFDRSKLLFYFTAEGRIDFRDLVKDLANIFKIRIELRQIGVRDEARILGTIGLCGRELCCRSFINKFDSVSIKMARDQGLVINPTKISGVCGRLLCCINYEYKQYEEALRHFPAVNQMVASPHGDGKVISIAPLLGNLYVDVFGKGIFQYRVDEVKFNKKEANKLKNVKSSEEVEHKELEKE, encoded by the coding sequence ATGATAGAGGAAAAGGTAGAGAATCAACAAGCAGAGATAAAATCGGAATATCGTGTGTTGACGGTTATGTTTGAAGTGACAAAAAAACGATATTTTTTTGAAGTTCCGGATGGAATGAATTATAAAAAGGGAGATTATGTGATTGTAGAGACAGTCCGAGGGCAAGAAATAGGTCTTTCTTGTGGGAAACCTATGATGGTGGCTGTGAAATCCTTGGTATTACCTTTAAAACCGGTCATCAAAAAAGCATCGAGAGAAGAACGAAATCTTTATTTACAACAGCGAGAGGATGCGAAGAGAGCTTTTGCAATTGGAAAAGAAAAAATTTTACATCATCAACTACCTATGAAATTGGTGGAAACAGAATATACCTTTGACAGAAGCAAACTATTATTTTATTTTACTGCAGAAGGAAGAATTGATTTTCGAGATTTAGTAAAGGATTTGGCAAATATTTTTAAAATTCGAATCGAATTACGTCAAATCGGAGTAAGAGATGAGGCGAGAATTTTAGGAACCATTGGCCTTTGCGGGAGAGAGCTTTGCTGTCGAAGTTTTATCAATAAATTTGATTCCGTGTCCATTAAAATGGCAAGGGATCAAGGATTGGTCATCAATCCCACCAAGATTTCAGGAGTTTGTGGCAGACTTTTATGCTGCATTAATTATGAATACAAACAATATGAGGAGGCATTGCGACACTTTCCGGCAGTAAATCAAATGGTAGCAAGCCCACATGGAGATGGAAAGGTCATTAGCATTGCTCCTTTGTTAGGAAACTTATATGTGGATGTGTTTGGAAAGGGAATCTTTCAATATCGTGTGGATGAGGTAAAATTCAATAAAAAAGAAGCCAATAAACTGAAAAATGTAAAGTCAAGTGAGGAAGTGGAACATAAAGAGTTGGAGAAAGAATGA